Sequence from the Rutidosis leptorrhynchoides isolate AG116_Rl617_1_P2 chromosome 3, CSIRO_AGI_Rlap_v1, whole genome shotgun sequence genome:
attgcatatttggaatccttgcaacttcctcttcgattccataccaacttcatcacatttgagtaactttctaaaaccactaaatttcttgttcttgatcttttaaacttaaaagtgtgttaattagtgtctatggctcgagtctaacatgaatataggatttgtatgctcgatcttgatgttttgatgtaactagcatgaacttgaaaagtgtgtgtttaatcttgagttttggatgattatatgttgttagatgttaaaggttcatgttttaattgtgttactagtatcactagcttcattttgatgtgtaagttgattaaggaaacttcattaacatgattattgttttggtgatttgggttagggtttgataggcttgattatgaactttgatgcattaaACGCTAtggaatgttgttgataagtgtttagttgcaatgtgtgttcaattaccttcaaaacggcatatcatacatgtaaattggttgcccgaatcatgaaacgtaTTTAATGACCTTGATtgtaataaatggtgagcatttaatgcgattttggttgttgtaaatgttaaattgattgatgaaatatgtttagttatATTCCTCGACAAAATacatttccgatgatataagatacatgttttgattgtttgcggataataaattgtgattgtttgaagtttggttcgtgcacttgtgtaattccAGCAAACAGGACCTGGGTACTGGTTGGGACGTCGTCCAAACATCTTGATGCCGTCCAGCTCTTCACATCTAGATgctgtccagccaatctggacaccGTCTAGATGAACTACCAAGGGCTGATTCgtttggtcgtttaccgtttaattctaactatgctacgcacctccgattaacatgtaacttgttctaacatgcttatatatgataaaaaacctctgaaaaatagttcgggacccgacccgaacgtgttgactttttcgttgactttgacttgaccaaagttgacttttgtttaaacttaatcaaatacttatgcaatcattctaatttgcttctatacttgtatcttgcatgaaacttgacaatttgattcacatgctatataatcgagtcgtaacgagccataggactaattggacagctttgaccaaccgtgtttaccgttattgatacaacctacttgtttaggtcaagactagcatccgttcttacactcgttaactttgtgaagtatatttatttctcgtgtactcaaggtgagatcatagtcccactttttctcttttaaacttacatttgggatgagaaaacataaacgtttcttgttacaaagtgaacacaagtatgaaaacaaacattctacatagagttagaacaaaatcctcaatttgattatcattagttacacttgccgggcgtaagcgagaacttatgttgtatggccatatgggtttgacaaaccctcattcggacggttcgctaccgttacttcggatgaaatatattttcgagaaacagtgtatgttctaacactattgtgatggggttctatggaacgaaagttaagccttgataattgggtgctcgtgataacaatttttggaatggttactattattgaaatgttataaattttgtagttcattttacttactcacttacttacttaaacctatgatttcaccaacgtttcgtttacagatttctatgtttttctctggtctttgaacgatatgtgatacatgcttccgctcattattttgatacttgcattggatgtcgagtatatatgcatacatggagcgtcttttgactttattttaaactgtgtcgcataggtttcatttgtacttataacattgtaacataactggtggttgaactattcttgtaaacttgaaacaatctttacatttgaaatgaatgcgacctatttttggtcaaacgttattttaaagacttatgaccacgttacgggacctaagtagacggcgccgtcaatgacgattttgtcgggtagcTACACTGACCATTCGGAAAAAGCCGGTAACATAACATCCACCCATAGCCGCACTCTTCTCCAAAGCTCCAAAGCCACATCACACGCGAACATAACATGTTGGATTGTATCAGAACCATAATTACAAGACGGACATCCAGTCGACTCTATTTCCACTCCACGTCGAGATAGGTTAAACCGAGTTGGAAGCCTATCTAAAGACAACCTCcaaataaatatattgattttacgcGGGATCTGTTTCAACCACATCGTGTGAACCAAACTCGAAGGAAGAACATGTTCATCAACATGTGATCTCGTGTCGCTTACTGAATATCCGACATTATTCGATAAGGACCAAACCCAAGCATCAGACCCTTCAAACAAAATCAAGTTACCCATTTTCGCAATTAAGTCACGAACACTAGCTTTGTTCCGTGCACCGATATCAGACCGAACCCAATCCCACGTCCATGTGCCATTAATCAATCTATTCGTAATCAAACAATTTTCATTGTTTTCTAACCGAAATAGTCTTCCGAAATTGTCTTTCAATGCACCATCGCCCAACAACAAGCGACGATTAATTGACaacttgactgtcgcttagagcctaaatttaaCTTCTGGCAGgtttaaaactcatgaaaatttgattctaccattcggCGTCTCACACTTTTTTTAACCTATTTATTGACTACATGTCGATTCAGAAGCAATCTCTcgatccatagaacattgagagaggactttctctactcttgagatatTTTACTCTAGATAAAGAAATGACTTCCCTTTATTTTGGATAGGGGAATGTCTACATCTTGCATTCGCATATTCCACTTTTGTGAAATTGATTTTTGTTCTTGTTATGTTGTTCTTTGTGGTCAACTTTACAAAATAGTTTGATTTTACCCATGATCCCTACGTACAGTAACTTAGTTGTTTCCGTTTTAGGGTGTGTTTATATGAaattagctggagctggagctggagcttatttttaaagatagtagctggagcttattattttttataagtgtttggtaaactaaccgaaacttattttccagttcataagctctactttttttcataagctactagaagtagcttatttttttagagtttatgattttcataagctctactttttatgtctaccaaacgaagcttattacttgaagcttattaaaatcataagcttaagctcccataagctcttgCGCCAAACACACCCTTAGTGTGTAGggtaataattattttcttttcttaACGGCTGTTTTGTATTGTTAACTGTTAAATTACTATACTATCTAAAAGACAAAaccctgtagcactattcatcaatagtaatcaggggtattttcgtcatttcacttttttttggtatccaacgataaaagaagcaacttcgtaaaagaaccaacccttcaatgttaccaaaagatgtcgaaaaaaaaaattcttttttacaaaaaaatcaactacctttttttttcctcaacgataaaagagacaactttcataaaaggagcaacccttcaatgctaccaaaagatgccgaaaaacattcttttttacaaaatagatcaactaactttaaaaaaaaaaagaacgccaaaagaagcaactttcacaaaaagaacaacccttcaatgttagatgtcgaaattttttattttttttacaaaatagatcaagactttttttttttttaactcgcattcaaaacggagcccccggcgcaaaGCGAGAACTCCACAACTAGTTGCTAATTATTGACCAAGTTATTGATTATTTAGTTCGGTTTTAGCAACCAAGTTATTAATTTATGCATATTCAAATTGATTAGTAGTCGTTGTCCATGGATTGGGTCAACGATTGCATGTTAAATCAAATGTTGGCTTACTAGCTTCAACCCACCATTCCTAAGTTCTTAGCTTTCTAAAACAAAAACCCACCATTCCTTTAATATATATGTTTTGCCCTTTACTTTaactgttaataataattataataattataattataattatattataattataattataattataattacatattattaaatattaaatattaaatattaattattaattttaaatatataattataataataaagcataaattagttaattaattattataatattataattttaattttaattaggaTTGATAAGGTGATTAATAAGCTAGGAATTGAAGTCGCCCATGTATTCTTTATGAGTACTATTCCTCATTCAAATTAACGCTTAACTAGTTTATCACCCGCGCATTCGCGGGTATTTTATCATACATCATTCTAAAAATATTTTAGTAATAAGTTATTTATGCTAATGATATAAGTAATAGTAGTTCAATATACGTGAATAATAAATATCAAAAACATTAAAATTAGACACACAAAGTAAATGAACATAGCAGTATGATCTCCTTATACTTTCCCGATAATGTGTCAGATAGATCATTTTTCAAGTTATACATCATATCATTTGTAATTTTTGCCTCTTTTTGATAGTTAATAATTTCAATGATTCAATTTTCAAGATTTTGATTTGGAGACAGTTCGACATGGTTCATTAGTAACTACTAAGTGTGTAACATATGAATACAATTCTTGATACCCATTCATAACAACAATCTAACAAGAATATGAAGTAGTTCAAAATCATTCAAATATACCATCCATTACAACTTTTGAAAGGGAGTAAATGACATGGAAATGATTGAGCATGTATACCTATTGGGGTCTGACCTTTTTTTACAAAATCGGGTTGTTGTTATCATAAACCTGCAGATTTTGGTCTCGAGACGGGGTTTGGACCCACATGCAAGCTGCAGTCCGGACGCGAATCTCTATAGAAGTCAGAATCTTTAGAATTAACAATTTAATGAATCAAAACCTTATGATGGCTTTCAATGACGAACATTGATAGAAGAAATGGTAAGAGATAAACAAACATATCAGCAACTACCATACCTTGTACATTAAATCAGAACCCATACAACTTCAGCTCATCAGCCCATCAGTACGAAACAAATTGTTTGGTTAGTTGGTTTAGGTAACTGCAACAATGTCAAAATGGGTTCGTAGTAAGAAATTACAACCATGCTACTATGCAAAATCAGCTTGTATACAAAAACTCTAATGTATAAGACAGTCCTGCATAATTCAATCTCATGTTCACACAACCCATGGTCCACCTTAAAGAGGGTAGTTGTGCTGATTAATATGATAGTAATTGTACCTAACCAATATCAAACTTAAGATTATAGTACACCTGAAATCATAAAAAAATAAGGTTAAAAAATAGTAGAACATAAAGATACATGAAAGGCTCCTTAAACATCTTTTAATTGGGTTTCGATCTCTGAAGCAACAACATTTCCTTTCTGGTATAGAAAAATTGGGGTTTGAAAGTGAGGTGTTTGGATAACCCCAATAAGGAAAATAGTTTTGACACCATATCCATTGCAAAATGAATTAGTTAAAGTGTTGCACCAATTAATTGGGGATAACT
This genomic interval carries:
- the LOC139900613 gene encoding uncharacterized protein, coding for MGNLILFEGSDAWVWSLSNNVGYSVSDTRSHVDEHVLPSSLVHTMWLKQIPRKINIFIWRLSLDRLPTRFNLSRRGVEIESTGCPSCNYGSDTIQHVMFACDVALELWRRVRLWVDVMLPAFSEWSV